In Halichondria panicea chromosome 5, odHalPani1.1, whole genome shotgun sequence, the genomic stretch ctatgatcccattCACTatcctctcactcaacaaggccataagcatcgatattctcactgtctagctgctctagaacctcactgaggttgtactacgaagatcttgaaacattattaattaaacggtcacttttctttcgacattactgtacaaagcgtacctcgaggcagcatattaaagataccacgtgaaagagcagctcaatgcgcatgtgctggtacctacagcgtgcaACACAGcgaatttttgaaaattaccactagagtggctgtcataattatgacggtttcaacggggaaagggttaatttagcgttaattacaaattcgctaaaattagtacccgtttgtaatagtaacaataaggtagagatgtcagaccggaagtagtgcgtgggcgtattttcttacagtaattcaatggtaaaaaacgggaccagaaagtgagtgaacaagaagggctttccgcaagccctggaagagtctagcaaacaacagctgttcccaagggtaaaaaatagcgtagaatttgatttttataacagttttttatgattttagcatttgatgcttgttttgtgtgtgatttttctcaaaggtgatcatcattttggcaaccaaacatgaaaatgaacaaaaacacaagtgagcatgtctttcatctctaactctctccagattatacaaaaagttgctacaataagcttttatttcttgcggaatcacatattgcatggatagatgggtggagctgagaatagaaatgcagtaaaatcaagccaagtgtaccaatagctgtatttatttcttagaagttcctagaagttactgaaagtaattattgaagcaatctgaaagcctctgttgaaaagaaacaagaaagattggagagaattccagggacaacaatgtaatctaccaaaactattaaattgcaagaaatgattcaatttgcacacaaaaaagacaagagtaatctactgtattaattagaagctgtcaacagagttgtatcatagatttatagttctatggccttaaatctacatcacactaaaaacgaattatttagaccaaatgaaattgacagaaaagttgcttataaacatcaagaaacagatacaagcgtaaggtggacattgatgagagttctgaaacgtgatacaatatactgaaaagatagcatggttactttaaatccaaaagaactctctgaagcaggagacatcatactattatagggacatcataaagatatacattacagaaacattataaacttaataatagatatcaaatggttacaatgttaactcccgagtcctgagtgtccatttcatacttttttaattaaaagagaatagaccaagCGGTTCAGCAGATATTCTAACTAtaagatcatttccggtattaacaacaaatttcataagtcccgcccaagtacattaaaatgcggtaaatttttgtacgaatttttccctgactagtgttcttcaaaacgctgtatctctgcattcgcttgaccaaatccagtgcagtaaagtttttctggtttgcctagagtgttcaaaagagatagtaatacataggagttacaaatagcaaaaatgaaaatcggtCTGACATCGCTAAATAAGGTAATAAGTTGGGTGATTTTCGTATTTAGCGATGCTGCGCATTTGAATATAGTTGTGTACAGCGGCTGAGCAcatatccgactagaaaaacatttgcaatgtgaaaaattgctaggattggccgggggaaccaccaaaaagcatggaaacaagaatcagacgagagcataactccaatccgttacaacgtcattcacatgtactgcatggtagttttccatgttttcccggccaatccAAGTAgtttttactggtggggtgatgaccgatctctatatatatacatccattttggaatgtgcgggcgtataatcatgatgatttgtgatgaatttaTGTTCCTACTACATGCATTGTTGAGCACAGATATACACAGTTCATCCATGCGTATAGTGACATGCAGTACTGGTGACATGCATGGAAtgtggaatgatgtggtggatggaagctggtagatggatctggaacacagtctatatacatCAATCTCCTTTATAATTCCTAATTGTGCATGATGCTATAATGTAACGTATTAACACACAACATAGTTGTGTACAGCTATAGAGCTAGTGCAGTGAAAGTGCTAGTTCCCGGGAGCCTTGGCACTGCgcacttagcctcgagacaAGCCGTTCATTAtccggctggtctcgaggctactgcatgcgcatgcactgTCCACGTAGTTTGCTCCATGCAGCTCTGTGGGTATGGGTGGCTTTAGTCATGGAGGAGGAGCTAGCCAGGGCGGGGCTCAGAGTGTTTGCATTTCTTTGACAGCGTGGCACTAGAGAACTCTGGTGTCAAACGGTAAGCaataccgtaattgatgtaattacagagCCAGAAAAAATGGGTTAGACAACTGTGTagtgaaggaagtcaaagatgcaggatgattgtcttgacgtctcaaacaagcctttttataTAAGCGCCATAATTCCAGCAACGGTTGGCGCTtttttaggacctaaaaaattaagctgatgctgacgtggtgcttaaattatggtggcgctgtaattacatcaattacatgcagtagtacctgtagctagctacctaTTGACAGAGCAAGCTTCTTCTCAATGCTTTCTTTTTGCTTTCTGGTAGTTTGAACGTGAGTTACCATGGTAGAGGAGTAAATGCGcaattatagctagccaatgacataattataacactcatACTATGGTTGCGGGATTTATGGCAACATATTCCCCACTTGcatggggtctgtatcatagcatagataaagaagagagggattggcaacggaaattaaaacgtagacttttgtgcaggggtgtggcttaatcCTGAAACGATGCGTGTTGTCCCCCACCATAACGCCGCAAAACACTTTTTTTATGTTTGAGGCCTTACACAGAGCTTTCTAAGACTCCCCAAaacttcatttccatgcttCTTGATGATGTGTATTATGTGGAAATTCCCAAAAATTTTTCTAGATTGTTGAGAAAGAGCTTGCAGTACATAGCGCTTTTTCACCTCTTTTTTATGGCTATGCATCAATAGCACCTATAATACTATAGATTATTTATGCGCTCTTGAAATACAGCTATGTATACAGCTAGCTCTGCATGGATATCCTCAACTCACCTAGTCCATTGGTTCTAAGCGAAAATAAAAGGAACAGGAAAGTCACTGATTGAACAAACATTCTCTCCAGTAGCCACAACAGAGTATCTAACACAATGGCTAGAATGGTAGGACTCCAAACGCGCGCTATACCTAGCTGAAAGGCTAttgagtgcatgtgtttatCATTAAAAACACATTACATCATCTTCAACAGAGTGCAAACCTCgctacgcatgcgcacacagTGATTGTTCTCTTGGCTCTGATCTGGACCTAATAATCTCACATAAgaaagctagatctatatgcatTCAATCTGTATAATGGTCGACACACAGGAAAGCTAGATTTAAGTTCGACCGTCCAGGCTCCGGTTTAGCCACTCCTGGCTGTTGCTGAGGTTTAAGACTGTGAGTCGACGTCCCTCAGCATCTGCCAAGACTCCACACCAAGTATCAAAGCCTACATGTTCACCAAAAGTCCAGGTAGAACTCCTTTTGCCTCGACGTCAACCACCACCGCCGCCACCACCGCCATGGAAAATCTCGATAGGGACCCGAACATAACCTCGCTTCGCTCAGAATTATCGTTATGCCTACCACGCATGCGCGCACTTCATTGCTTGCTCTGGTCTAGGTACTGTATAAtctcatgtacatgcatgtaacagACTGGACATTGCAATAGCATAACAAATAAGAGTGGCATAGTACAAGCTATAAGTGGTGATATAGCTAATCTGTCAAAATTCATCAATCAGTAAGCTTTTTTCTCCAGGACTGTCGACTAGCGAGATAGTGCTGGATGAGTGTGAGTGGTTGAGCCGTAAAAAGGCAGAGGGGACTAAAGGAGGCGTGTCTCCATCAGACatctctgcacatgccctCCACGGACCAACATCCTCACTTAAGCCTGCAGAAGGATAGATATGTCATGCATAGtaaaactatacatgtacctgatcGAAAATAGAAGCCATGCAatactgtacgtgtacatgtaccatgcaGGGCTTCATAGAGGGGGGGCACAGGGGGGCGCTCGCCCCCCCTGACAATTGTATTGAAAATATAGGCCATAACGCACTGTGTTACAGCTGGTGACACACCAACCAAACAAAGAGCGTTGCCTTAATAttcataacaacaatagaGTTCTTTAAGATTAATTAAACTGCTATTCTTCTACTCTTTCTGTTCCATACGTCCATAATTTCTTCTTCTAAGTTACTATCTGTAAGTACAGGGGGTACGTGATTCAAGAGCGATTTTCATTAAGTGAGAAAGGTTTGTGTCGCTTAGGCTATATGGCTTTTACCTAGTATTCAGCCCAGGCAATTGCATTTTTATTACATTCCATAATACTATATTAGTACTTAATAACAATACCCCTAATCgcctcgccccccccccctatttTTCTGAAAATGTTGATTTGCCCCCCTGTCAATTTGTTCTGTATGAAGGCCTGTGTACACTATAATACAGTGACGGAAATTCTAGGAATGTATCATGTACACATTAGGTGCATCTTCAATAGAACCCATAATTTACCGCAGGATTTTGGGACTATATTCTCAATGTAAATAGACTTTACTAGGTATCTTAAGATGCAACTGCCCAGTGATGAGGGAAATTCTAGGAATGataacatgtatataatttaaaCAAAGCATAAGCCATAATTAACCATGCACAGGACTTCGGGGCCATTCTCAACGTAAATAGACTTAAGTTTACTATGGTATCTTAAGGTATAAATTGTGTGCATCTTTAATAACAACTATTATCACTCTATTATACAGATACAGCATGCTCTTTGACTCAAATTGTTCCAGCATTTAATCAGATGAACAAGCTGAGTATATTTGCAAGATCCTTAGCTACTGCAGCTATGCCAACCTTCAGAAGTGCTACTGCAAGAGATGCTGCTTCTATTACTAGGATGGCCATTCAAGAAGGCTGGCACGTTGGACCGTATGATTTCCCTACATTTTTCGAATTTGATCCAAAGAACTACTATATTGGAGAGGTTGATGGAAAGTATGCATGTCAAATTGGTGGGATTGAGTTCCCTAAACACCACTATCACGGAGGTGGTATGATTGTTGCTGAGGAATTTCGAGGGATGAGCTATAGCACAGCATGTGTTAAGTATGGCCTGAGCCTCGTTGATAAGAGATACACAATTGGAACAGACATCAGTTTGACTGCACTAGCACAATTCGAGTTTTTTGGATTTAAAAAATTCtggaacacataattatgttgtaatGTTAGATATCGAGAAAATCACTAAATCTGGCGTAGACGAGAACACTTCAATCTTTGTTATGCCGATCCAGAATGTAGATCTCGACAAACTACTGCAGTATGACCACAGAGTGTTTGGTACGCCACGAGACAAGCTAATGACAAGATGGATCAACACTCCGGGAAGCTTTGGATGGGCAGCAATCGATCACAGCAATAACATAACCGGCTACATTGTTCTGAAACAAGTCATTCGAGGAGGGGGAACAGAAATCGGCCTAGCTATGGCCCCTTTGTTTGCTAACGACAAGGATACTGCTAAGATACTAATAAAGACAGCAGGCCAAGAGTGTCTAGCTAATCCAGCCATCCCAAAGACAAAGCTGGAGTTGTTTCATCCGGCGGGGGATATTTGTGGAGAGGGTGCTGCAGAGCTGATGGATGAGCTGGGAGCTGAGATGACTCATATCGCTCACAGGGTTTACACCAACGGGATACCAGAAGGAAGACAAACAAGAATGATCTACGGTATTACATCACCGACCTGTGACTAACAAAAACTTTTGCAATGTgacagtatatatacgtatatcgtatccatgcatgtacatgcatttataACTGTATAGTGGCTGCTATTATTTTTGAGACTTAAATTTAGACACTCGTGTaatgatgtatatatattatataggtcTATACGTTAACTTGCTCACGCATGCAGTTCCATTATAATTCTTGTTcggtataccgtatatgcttgatcagaggccgctcttgtataaaggccgcactcaaatagtagcctcagtgaactctGACTCTAACATTTCTGAACGTGGCagacaaaaaaattattaatactatagcagctagctagctacatgtacatagttactaggtacaggtagcagcttgttagtgcttctcAAAGACTTTCTCAGGGCAGAGTTcaggtgaaaagaactttttGTTGgcaaactaaaggttgttgaattacCTAGAGCTAAtgaacgccgctcttgaacagtggcctgtcttgaattgtagcctcctcttccagcaaaatgaaacatttagtagccgcggctcctgatcaagcatatacagtatatatactaaTGACAGCATTGCCTATAAAGGGAAgtgcatacacatacatgtacgcaaTACTAACAATTTAAAGCAACATGTTGTATTTATGCTGAACCCATGCggcagtatatatacatgcatgtgcatgatggGGATCAAATAACTCTCAAACTGattccatacatgtacacgcatgcacTTAAAGGGCTTTGGTTCAGTCAatataatgtgtatatataatataggacatgcacccataattatatctcctCTTAATATACCCCTGCATGCAAGAAAAAAGGCcaacaaccatgcatgcatgcaaggatAAGTAAAACTTTGTTCCCAAattagtgtatatatatgttaTATAGAGGAGTACCATGGCAgggtgtcataattataattatatgcagagggggaggggggtatcCCACCTGGCTCAAATTCTCCTCCCTAAGGTTTCCATTCTATAGCTGGCGatgttacatactaacagggcaTTAATTTAGCTCTAGTTTAAAATTCGGTATGGCACCAGAGTACTATAATACCCATGCATCAAACGCATTATAGGAATACAAAACAAATGAATATACAATATTCActttacagctagctagctaaacttCAACATTGGCCATACAATGTAGATTGTATACATGAGCATCAACGGGCCACGCCTATATGAttaagcacatgcatgtgcactatcacacACGCAataaatcggcctggaattgaggctacagcacatgcatgcaactgcaCACTCACTATTCCCTTTAGTGACACTTCTGTTGTGAGTACTGTCAAccgtgtgtgaggtgtgagggggttGATAGCCCACAAGGCTAGACACAGTGGCCCCGTCCTTCCATAGATCACCAATACTCACCACTGGCACTGGGGGAGAGGATGGTGCCCTCGACTCAATCCTGCATGTAGTATTTTAGAATGTGCAGTATGATAATGCACTAGACCATGTGGGATACTTTTACCAGGTTTTGTTAACCATTATACCACCTATATACGAGGAAATTTTATCCCCAAAAAGACATCTGCTCGCTAAATTATGCTAAACTGAAAATGAAAAAATACACAGTTTATTTTGCTTTGTGCATGTGTAGCAATCCAAGTCCACGAGATATTTAGACCCGAAGCCATTATAGACTTGAACTGAGGCTTAATTAGAAAGAACAGAGTTCTATAAATGGAAAATAGAAGTTTGGACCTATTCAGATCCTTCATTGCCATCTGTCTGGCCATGTATCCCCTCATAGCGGACTGGATGGTCTCCACTGCATCTGATGCGTCAGACTCTTCACTACCACTGCTTTCACTCAGCTtaatgtcatgtgatctgcGCCTGGTAATTATAAGTGGAAATAGCAGCAAGAAAACTACTTAACAAGAATAGtaaaggaagtacatgtacatgcatgcaatgtattATATTAACGAGCAGAACCATAGAATGATAGAATGGAGATAGCACACATTGAAACGTAGCACTTTTATAGGGAATCATGCAAGCCTACAATATTAGCATACATGCGTGCATACCATTACGTATACTGCCCACATCCCAAATTTGGTACAGGCCATAATTTCCTGGGGTATAGCCCATAATATATATATCCTGTTTTCATGCGATTGCTAGGATATGGCCAGGGGATAACTAGGATAATTCCCTCTGATATTTCCTCTGATATTTCCCCATAATAATTTGTCGAAAACAGGCCAAAACGATCATAACACGTCATTGCCTCTCTCTATAAGgtttcaaaaaatcataaaatgaACCAACCGCTAAATGTATGGCCGTTCATAGCTGCTCtattctataataatacacatgcatgcataatttttataattatcacctAATTGGCTCATCCACTCGATCTAGTTTTGTGCCTTCCACCATTTGCCTCCTGGCCATATGCCCTCTAAGTGCACTCTGGAGATGCAGTACGGCTTGTTCCCGCTCTTCCTCAAACCGTCTTTGTTTAATGGTTGACTGTCGTCTCTTCCAGTGGTGCTGAAGAGTAGAAGCTGCCGTCAATTGCTTCTCTCGCTCAGGAGTGAATACAAGAGACTTGCGACTGCATATGTGTGCATGGGTagacaatgtatacatgtatatatactacacACAACACTCTAAGGACATGCACTAGCAGTATTATAGAAATTTATCTGATTTACGTACCATGCTCAAATAatcccctataattatgcttgcatGAGTATAAAGTTAGGTGATTTTCCGGTGTATTTAGCGATGCTGCATGCGTATTTGATACAGCAGCTGAGAAAACAAATTTGAtttctatatacataattattatacctagCCAACTTTCTTGCATGGTCAATAGCAGTCATTTCATTCTGATGCTTTTCTCTGAGGACTTCTAACTCTTTCACAACTCCACTCTTGTTCATTTTCTCACTCTCCAAGTGCTCCTGCACTGTAGCCAGTGACTCTCTAATAGATAATTATGGGACTCTAAGTGTACAGTGTATCATGTGAAATGTTtcgtatacacatgcagtgcatgtcgTGTGACAAAAGGAACATACAAGAAACACCCAATACAGTATAATACACgtggtactataattatatgaatgaCATGCGTATTTTtttgcatgcactatatataacgtatataattattgtaactcACTGAGTGCCCTCAGCCACTGTTCTGTAGTGGGTTCTATCATCCTTCAATTTCCTCACAACATTGCGAAGTTTGTCTCTCTCAGTCACCACTTCTGACATCTGAGTCTATATAGTGAGGGCGAATATACTGTAGTTAAAAAAGTGTCACggtaatcagtataattattacactcaATTGTAATGTTAATGACCATTGAAGTTTTGACCATGGCATGCAATTGAATAGTAACACGATCACATCAGTAACACAGACATAAATTAACTGTTAACAatataaaataatataataatataagaAGAAAAAATGGTGGATTGAAAAAATAACAATTGGATCAGAGTTTCGTTTCTAGTGGGCTGATGGTGACAGGGTAATTGACGTCAGACTCGTTGCAGGCATACCACGGTAGACCAAGAACATCGTCGTCATATTCCTGCAAGAAAGAATGAAGTTAACGATACAACCTCATGACATGTATTACGTGGCATTTTGGTgcaatacatacacacatgcatgtacatgtatacatgtaccgtatatatatagcgggtaattttcaggggacaaaatattcgtggttcagcaatattaagacatttcgtgggtaaaattttcgtggtagctgcttgcactgcgTTTAAATGAGGACAAGGCGTTTAATTACAATCACTGCATGGCATTTAATCGAGGAAACACGATACACAaatgttcatgtacatgtattataattatatagatcattaagtatgtataattattgcctgcAACATTTCTTACCTCGACCCGGTCCTCAAGGTACCAATCCTCGAATGGAGTCGGAATGAAGTCCAGCATGTCACTTTGTGTCTTCATGCCAGCATCCATTGAGTAACTGTGACTGTCGGTAATAGTAGAGTTAAAGGTACTGGAGCTGGTGAGACTTGAGCAGGTTGTATCCACCTGTGTACGAGGAGCCAATAGTaaaaatatacacacatgcaaaaATACAAGCAACATCAGAATAATAATTTACTGATACACGTATAGTATATGGTGTGTGCATCAAACTCACCACACTATCTGGCAGGCGTCTAACATGAGAACACTCTGGAATACTGAATGACACACGCTTCCCTTGACAGACAGGAGTGCTACTTGAACGCTTGGCCAGTGGTGTTTCATCTACAGAGTCTTCTTCGCTTCTCTCCTGCTGAGGACTTGGTGGCGTTCCATTGACAGTGCGACCCAGAATAGAAGCAGTGTGTAGTCGGCCATCATGCCATAGTACAGAGCAGCTACTCGAGGGAAAGGAGAAGGGAAAAGCAACTCTCTCAGAGGAAACAATGACACACTCTTTGTTGTCAAGCTGAACAACATAGTGACTGGTAGCATTGGAGAGTAGAGATGTCTTGGATGCCATTTTAGAAGAGATTCCACTTTATCAGATTTGAAGGGTGATATAAGATGTTGATACTCAGGGATtgcttttatacatgtacatgtatgtgaaggTCTCCTCTCACAACCTGTCATTTTAGGCGACCTTTAAGCCTAACCAATTAACACAGGAATGAAAGGAATGTTGTACTCATTCAGGGGTATACTGATGGGTGCACAATGCCTTTGAAATGTACAGGTGTTATGGTGTTGTTCATTGCATTGTAGCACCCACCACAAATCAAATATACACTCAaatagagcactgaagtgctaaccctccgCTGTTTACATGAATACAATAAATGCAGTAGTAGTGGAAGCTGGCTAAGAAGCACTGAAATTAGGTATGCTGAAACTGTTTTGCATTCATGAGGCatactaggatcacagcaaagtcagTCAGAAAAGAGCCTAGAGAGTTATGGCTCCTGCATGGTCTGGGGCTAGGGATaagcaaagaagcaacaaccctaatcacaattctagctttctattttagtgacccttttccattgttcctggtacaggatcacttcagctgtaaatacatGC encodes the following:
- the LOC135336605 gene encoding uncharacterized protein LOC135336605 yields the protein MASKTSLLSNATSHYVVQLDNKECVIVSSERVAFPFSFPSSSCSVLWHDGRLHTASILGRTVNGTPPSPQQERSEEDSVDETPLAKRSSSTPVCQGKRVSFSIPECSHVRRLPDSVVDTTCSSLTSSSTFNSTITDSHSYSMDAGMKTQSDMLDFIPTPFEDWYLEDRVEEYDDDVLGLPWYACNESDVNYPVTISPLETKL